The proteins below come from a single Lodderomyces elongisporus chromosome 3, complete sequence genomic window:
- the YOS9 gene encoding Protein OS-9 (BUSCO:EOG09264C3V) codes for MIWILLFALVVAALEPKDRIIFEPAQIPWAQIPNYLTSNEGYEVMKLQNSSYLCKVPTTHIQLSRPPPSTPESKNQSLNLIKENLDNGDCVFAFNIQGAYWTVGFCFGDKVIQFHEDIKDFKSGNHRPQLPNHIYVLGKFPNTAPYKKVRPKNQLGITKAVEVDPDDFTVVDGEFSYFEDNQRFIKHTLYGDICDLTLSPRTIDVVYKCAEQYKIIDFQETKTCEYQIVIGVPKLCELEEFRKVEENVSDIKCKSIEGSQEKLDLSKYTLKPMNKGVYWGARSGYPNIAVTLEPLDLIQFGKFVVSSLEKIPGPEYSPKTGHLKWSDSFTYLVEQYDLFGNFHGLFEIINDASDPKHEISIEQIEPRPFHTNLEDFFRAKQ; via the coding sequence ATGATCTGGATTTTACTATTTGCATTGGTTGTAGCGGCCCTAGAACCAAAAGATAGGATAATATTTGAGCCGGCTCAAATACCATGGGCACAAATCCCCAATTATCTCACATCGAATGAAGGATATGAGGTAATGAAACTCCAGAACCTGTCATATTTGTGTAAAGTACCCACCACACACATCCAACTATCGCGACCTCCCCCGCTGACACCAGAGtccaaaaaccaaagcTTGAACTTGATTAAAGAGAATCTTGATAACGGAGATTGTGTATTTGCATTCAATATTCAAGGTGCTTATTGGACTGTGGGTTTTTGCTTTGGCGACAAGGTCATACAATTCCATGAGGATATCAAGGACTTTAAAAGTGGCAACCACCGACCCCAATTGCCAAATCATATCTATGTACTAGGCAAATTCCCAAATACGGCCCCTTACAAAAAAGTGCGACCAAAGAACCAGTTGGGTATTACCAAAGCAGTTGAGGTTGACCCAGACGATTTCACAGTTGTTGATGGCGAGTTTAGTTACTTTGAAGATAATCAAAGATTTATTAAGCACACACTTTACGGTGATATTTGTGATTTAACTTTGCTGCCTCGAACGATTGATGTAGTTTACAAATGTGCCGAGCAATACAAAATTATTGACTTTCAAGAGACCAAGACATGCGAATATCAAATAGTTATTGGCGTGCCAAAACTTTGTGAGCTAGAAGAGTTCCGCAAGGTTGAAGAGAATGTACTGGATATTAAATGTAAGCTGATTGAAGGAAGTCAAGAGAAATTAGACTTGAGTAAATACACGCTAAAACCAATGAACAAAGGTGTATATTGGGGAGCGAGAAGTGGCTATCCTAATATTGCGGTGACACTCGAGCCACTTGATTTAATCCAATTTGGGAAATTCGTCGTGTCTTCATTAGAAAAGATACCGGGTCCAGAGTATAGTCCCAAAACCGGTCACCTCAAGTGGTCGGATTCTTTCACATACTTGGTTGAACAATATGACTTGTTTGGAAATTTCCATGGATTGTTTGAGATCATCAATGATGCGAGTGATCCAAAGCACGAAATACTGATTGAGCAAATTGAGCCTCGTCCGTTTCACACTAATCTCGAAGATTTTTTTAGAGCAAAACaataa
- the MSS51 gene encoding translational activator for mitochondrial COX1 (BUSCO:EOG09261OKK): MLVKQLKPQSRSFSLFWKMLAMDPPAKNSEQRLYNWDESPHEDIRTRSAVIRARASCPVTHKPVSFVCPYSGIPTHASEEAWKQDTAYHSQKRYEVLKQANLFEHQQRERKFDIVFPAEQEKEFAVNLSSWDTYFYTRDYPPMDDFMSGVYSKLLTYPLTIGSILHQYSPYRDKEITFEGAKSIAALRYTLYSQKKDVSEFHLREKMRIFVIGEGDVPGLAWKQLGYLFGNNRFEIYVIGNENAPPVRYDDQITIIRHSYQHLIDGALFPFDPYYDVFMLGQPGFGYNDVFWKQIIKCLLESKCAAFVTGYDKNDITREMAWMEQHFSKDMDLLMKPTDNIFGCTKPEINDANPTETFNINSQVFGFRGKRYHAIQV, translated from the coding sequence ATGTTAGTGAAACAGCTCAAGCCTCAAAGCAGGAGCTTTTCGCTCTTTTGGAAGATGCTTGCTATGGATCCACCTGCGAAAAATAGTGAGCAGAGATTATACAACTGGGACGAATCACCCCACGAGGATATACGAACACGTTCAGCCGTCATCAGAGCTAGAGCATCGTGTCCAGTTACTCACAAACCAGTTAGCTTTGTTTGTCCATATTCTGGTATTCCAACACACGCTTCGGAAGAGGCATGGAAACAGGATACTGCCTACCATAGCCAAAAGAGGTATGAGGTGTTGAAGCAAGCCAACTTATTTGAACATCAGCAAAGGGAAAGGAAATTTGATATTGTATTTCCTGCAGAACAGGAGAAGGAGTTTGCGGTGAATTTATCCAGTTGGGATACGTATTTCTACACACGAGACTATCCACCTATGGATGACTTTATGTCGGGTGTTTACTCAAAACTCTTGACGTATCCACTCACAATTGGATCAATATTGCACCAATACTCGCCATACAGGGATAAGGAGATTACTTTCGAAGGTGCAAAGAGTATTGCTGCATTGCGTTATACCTTGTACtctcaaaagaaagatgttAGTGAGTTCCACTTGAGGGAGAAGATGAGAATATTTGTTATTGGAGAAGGAGACGTGCCAGGCTTAGCATGGAAGCAACTTGGATATTTATTTGGAAACAATAGATTTGAAATCTATGTTATTGGCAATGAAAATGCGCCACCAGTGCGCTATGATGATCAGATCACCATTATTCGACATTCTTACCAGCACTTGATCGATGGTGCATTATTCCCATTCGACCCATATTACGATGTATTTATGCTTGGACAGCCTGGGTTTGGATACAACGACGTATTCTGGAAACAGATTATCAAGTGTTTGCTTGAGTCCAAGTGTGCTGCTTTTGTTACTGGTTACGATAAAAACGATATTACACGTGAAATGGCTTGGATGGAACAACATTTTAGTAAAGATATGGACCTTTTGATGAAACCAACAGACAACATATTCGGTTGCACCAAACCGGAGATCAATGATGCAAACCCTACAGAGACATTTAATATAAATAGTCAAGTCTTTGGATTTAGAGGAAAGAGGTATCACGCAATTCAAGTGTAA